Proteins co-encoded in one Pseudophryne corroboree isolate aPseCor3 chromosome 1, aPseCor3.hap2, whole genome shotgun sequence genomic window:
- the LOC135057294 gene encoding trafficking protein particle complex subunit 13 isoform X5, which yields MDVNQPKQEHLLALKVMRLTKPTLFTNIPVTCEDRDLPGDLFSTLMREDPSTVKGAEILMLGEMLTLPQNFGNIFLGETFSSYISVHNDSNQIVKDIQVKADLQTSSQRLNLSASTAVVAELKSDSCIDDVIHHEVKEIGTHILVCAVSYTTQTGEKMYFRKFFKFQVLKPLDVKTKFYNAESDLSSVTDEVFLEAQIQNITTSPMFMEKVSLEPSMMYNVTELNSVVKDGEGLSTFGTKTYLQPMDTRQYLYCLKPKPEFAEKAGVIKGVTVIGKLDIVWKTNLGERGRLQTSQLQRMAPGYGDVRLSLETIPDTVNLEEPFDITCKITNCSSERTMDLILEMCNTNAIHWCCVSGRQLGKLHPSSSLFLTLTLLSSVQGLQSVSGLRLTDTFLKRTYEYDDIAQVCVVSSKNHLES from the exons TGATGCGCCTTACGAAACCCACCTTATTCACCAATATCCCAGTGACATGTGAGGATAGAGACCTTCCGG GGGATCTGTTTAGTACTCTCATGAGAGAAGATCCTTCTACGGTGAAAGGAGCAGAAATATTAATGCTGGGTGAAATGCTGACGCTACCGCAGAACTTTGG AAATATCTTTCTGGGTGAAACCTTTTCAAGCTACATAAGTGTTCATAATGACAGCAATCAAATAGTTAAAGATATACAAGTCAAG GCAGATCTCCAGACAAGCTCCCAGCGGCTGAACCTATCTGCATCCACGGCTGTGGTGGCTGAACTGAAATCAGACAGTTGTATAGATGACGTCATTCATCATGAAGTGAAAGAAATAGGCACACACAT ATTAGTGTGTGCTGTAAGTTACACCACCCAGACTGGGGAGAAAATGTACTTTAGGAAGTTCTTCAAATTCCAG GTTCTTAAACCTCTTGATGTCAAGACAAAGTTCTATAATGCAGAG AGTGACCTCAGTTCTGTG ACAGATGAAGTGTTCCTGGAAGCTCAGATCCAGAACATCACCACCTCCCCGATGTTTATGGAGAAGGTGTCCTTAGAGCCGTCCATGATGTACAATGTGACCGAGCTGAACAGTGTAGTCAAGGACGGTGAAGG GTTGTCTACATTTGGAACAAAGACTTATCTACAGCCCATGGACACGCGACAGTACTTATACTGCTTGAAGCCCAAGCCAGAATTTGCTGAAAAAGCTGGTGTTATCAAGGGGGTCACAGTGATCGGAAAACTGGACATAGTGTGGAAAACAAACCTGGGGGAGAGAGGAAGACTACAGACCAGCCAGCTACAGAGAATG gcaccaGGATATGGGGATGTAAGGCTATCTCTAGAGACTATTCCAGATACTGTCAATCTGGAAGAACCATTTGATATCACGTGTAAAATCACTAACTGCAG CAGTGAAAGGACAATGGATTTGATCCTTGAAATGTGTAACACAAATGCCATTCACTGGTGCTGCGTATCCGGAAGGCAGCTTGGCAAGCTGCACCCCAGCTCGTCCCTTTTTCTAACGCTCACCCTGCTGTCATCTGTGCAGGGGCTGCAG AGTGTTTCTGGATTAAGGCTGACGGACACATTTTTGAAGAGAACGTATGAGTACGATGATATTGCCCAGGTCTGTGTCGTATCTTCAAAAAACCATCTTGAAAGTTGA